A single window of Cololabis saira isolate AMF1-May2022 chromosome 24, fColSai1.1, whole genome shotgun sequence DNA harbors:
- the igfbp2a gene encoding insulin-like growth factor-binding protein 2-A isoform X2 — protein MMLSRAVTMLSCSCRLLLLLLLLGCSLCGASLAEMVFRCPSCSAERQALCPQLTEPCAEIVREPGCGCCPVCARREGETCGVYTPRCSTGLRCYPTPDSELPLEQLVQGQGQCRRKVDVETATYSQEHREQTSGEAVELQPDLGVSAIPTIRKPSKETAWLGPKESAVRQHRQEMKTKMKTNKVEETLCQQELDQVLERISKMPFRDNRGPLEDLYALHIPNCDKRGQYNLKQCKMSLHGQRGECWCVDPHTGRSIPSAPTVRGDPNCSQYLRELELELPGTAQI, from the exons ATGATGCTGAGCAGAGCCGTCACCATGCTGTCGTGCAGCtgcaggctgctgctgctgctgctgctgctgggctgcTCCCTGTGCGGAGCCTCCCTGGCCGAGATGGTGTTCCGCTGCCCGAGCTGCAGCGCGGAGCGCCAGGCGCTCTGCCCGCAGCTCACCGAGCCCTGCGCGGAGATCGTGCGGGAGCCGGGCTGCGGGTGCTGCCCCGTGTGCGCCCGGCGAGAGGGCGAGACGTGCGGCGTGTACACCCCGAGGTGCTCCACCGGTCTGCGCTGCTACCCGACGCCCGACTCGGAGCTTCCCCTGGAGCAACTGGTGCAGGGCCAGGGCCAGTGCCGGCGCAAAGTGGACGTGGAGACGGCCACTTACAGCCAGGAGCACCGGGAGCAGACCAGCG GTGAGGCTGTGGAATTGCAGCCAGATCTGGGCGTGAGCGCGATCCCGACCATTCGAAAGCCCAGCAAAGAGACGGCCTGGCTCGGGCCCAAAGAGAGCGCTGTACGCCAGCACAGGCAGGAGATGAAGACCAAAATGAAGACCAACAAGGTGGAAGAG ACTCTGTGTCAGCAGGAGCTCGACCAGGTTCTGGAGCGGATATCCAAGATGCCCTTCAGAGATAACCGAGGTCCCCTGGAAGACCTGTATGCCCTGCATATCCCCAACTGCGACAAGAGGGGGCAGTATAACCTCAAACAG tGCAAGATGTCGCTCCATGGTCAGAGGGGCGAGTGCTGGTGCGTCGACCCACACACCGGCCGATCCATCCCATCGGCGCCAACTGTGAGGGGAGACCCCAACTGCAGCCAGTACCTCagagagctggagctggagctcccCGGCACGGCCCAGATCTAG
- the igfbp5a gene encoding insulin-like growth factor-binding protein 5a has product MRLSVSFLLLPLLSFTGCRASYVPCEPCDPKALSLCPPVPVGCQLVKEPGCGCCLTCALEEGQPCGVYTEPCMRGLRCLPKNGEEKPLHALLNGRGACKNEKLFKLLYPSKEPGEIKVPLYGDPISTRKAQAMQRAKNGRKQLARLGHGSNREFSSSILDKLEPEFGPCRRRLDNLIQSMKDTSQVLALSLYIPNCDKKGFFKRKQCKPSRGRKRGICWCVDRFGVKIPGISYAGGDLQCKDLDSSSNSNE; this is encoded by the exons ATGCGACTGAGCGTCTCCTTCCTGCTGCTTCCCCTGCTGAGCTTCACCGGCTGCAGAGCGTCGTACGTGCCGTGCGAGCCGTGCGACCCCAAGGCCCTGTCGCTGTGCCCGCCGGTGCCGGTGGGCTGCCAGCTGGTCAAGGAGCCCGGCTGCGGCTGCTGCCTGACCTGCGCCCTCGAGGAGGGCCAGCCGTGCGGCGTGTACACGGAGCCGTGCATGCGCGGGCTGCGCTGCCTGCCCAAGAACGGCGAGGAGAAGCCGCTGCATGCGCTCCTGAACGGGCGGGGCGCCTGCAAGAACGAGAAGTTGTTCAAACTGCTGTATCCGTCAAAAG AGCCAGGGGAAATCAAGGTGCCCTTATATGGAGATCCCATCAGCACTCGGAAGGCCCAGGCCATGCAGCGGGCCAAGAACGGCAGGAAGCAGTTGGCCAGGCTCGGGCACGGCAGTAACCGGGAATTCTCGTCATCTATCCTGGATAAACTCGAGCCTGAATTT GGACCCTGCAGGAGAAGACTAGATAACCTGATTCAGAGCATGAAGGACACTTCTCAGGTCTTGGCTCTCTCTCTGTATATCCCCAACTGTGATAAGAAGGGTTTCTTCAAACGCAAGCAG TGTAAGCCGTCTCGGGGTCGGAAACGAGGCATCTGCTGGTGCGTGGACCGCTTCGGTGTTAAAATCCCCGGCATCAGCTACGCCGGCGGAGACCTGCAGTGCAAAGATCtggacagcagcagcaacagcaacgAATGA
- the igfbp2a gene encoding insulin-like growth factor-binding protein 2-A isoform X1 gives MMLSRAVTMLSCSCRLLLLLLLLGCSLCGASLAEMVFRCPSCSAERQALCPQLTEPCAEIVREPGCGCCPVCARREGETCGVYTPRCSTGLRCYPTPDSELPLEQLVQGQGQCRRKVDVETATYSQEHREQTSGEAVELQPDLGVSAIPTIRKPSKETAWLGPKESAVRQHRQEMKTKMKTNKVEEVKSTRPKQTLCQQELDQVLERISKMPFRDNRGPLEDLYALHIPNCDKRGQYNLKQCKMSLHGQRGECWCVDPHTGRSIPSAPTVRGDPNCSQYLRELELELPGTAQI, from the exons ATGATGCTGAGCAGAGCCGTCACCATGCTGTCGTGCAGCtgcaggctgctgctgctgctgctgctgctgggctgcTCCCTGTGCGGAGCCTCCCTGGCCGAGATGGTGTTCCGCTGCCCGAGCTGCAGCGCGGAGCGCCAGGCGCTCTGCCCGCAGCTCACCGAGCCCTGCGCGGAGATCGTGCGGGAGCCGGGCTGCGGGTGCTGCCCCGTGTGCGCCCGGCGAGAGGGCGAGACGTGCGGCGTGTACACCCCGAGGTGCTCCACCGGTCTGCGCTGCTACCCGACGCCCGACTCGGAGCTTCCCCTGGAGCAACTGGTGCAGGGCCAGGGCCAGTGCCGGCGCAAAGTGGACGTGGAGACGGCCACTTACAGCCAGGAGCACCGGGAGCAGACCAGCG GTGAGGCTGTGGAATTGCAGCCAGATCTGGGCGTGAGCGCGATCCCGACCATTCGAAAGCCCAGCAAAGAGACGGCCTGGCTCGGGCCCAAAGAGAGCGCTGTACGCCAGCACAGGCAGGAGATGAAGACCAAAATGAAGACCAACAAGGTGGAAGAGGTGAAGTCTACTCGGCCCAAACAG ACTCTGTGTCAGCAGGAGCTCGACCAGGTTCTGGAGCGGATATCCAAGATGCCCTTCAGAGATAACCGAGGTCCCCTGGAAGACCTGTATGCCCTGCATATCCCCAACTGCGACAAGAGGGGGCAGTATAACCTCAAACAG tGCAAGATGTCGCTCCATGGTCAGAGGGGCGAGTGCTGGTGCGTCGACCCACACACCGGCCGATCCATCCCATCGGCGCCAACTGTGAGGGGAGACCCCAACTGCAGCCAGTACCTCagagagctggagctggagctcccCGGCACGGCCCAGATCTAG